In Bacteroidales bacterium, the following are encoded in one genomic region:
- a CDS encoding HAD family hydrolase — protein MTLKSVIIDLDGTLLNDERKVGEKDLKTLYKLGKKGVVRVIATGRSLFSFSEVIPEDFPIDHLIIVAGGGTIDFKTKKLTQSHFIAKNEVQEIVLKLDALKVDYQVRAKIPESHKYYYRQYSEENPDFVRLNTIYKEHVKKLNKINELEDAARIIVIAQNTDIVKIIEDEFKDYSIIRATSPIDNKSVWMEIYPEGVNKGSAVKNLCIDLNINLADTIGIGNDYNDIHFLDIVNKSYIVSNAPADLKQKYQTVNSNNRNPLSYVMNGTEF, from the coding sequence ATGACATTAAAATCAGTAATCATTGATCTTGACGGAACCTTATTAAATGATGAACGAAAAGTCGGAGAAAAGGATTTGAAAACCTTATACAAACTCGGGAAAAAAGGTGTTGTGCGAGTTATTGCTACCGGGCGTTCGCTGTTCAGTTTTTCTGAAGTTATTCCCGAAGATTTTCCTATTGATCATTTAATTATTGTTGCCGGGGGCGGAACAATTGATTTTAAAACAAAAAAGCTGACTCAATCTCATTTTATTGCAAAAAATGAAGTTCAAGAAATTGTTTTAAAATTAGATGCTTTAAAAGTCGATTATCAAGTAAGGGCAAAAATTCCCGAGAGCCATAAATATTATTACAGACAGTATTCTGAAGAAAATCCGGATTTTGTACGTTTAAATACAATCTATAAGGAGCATGTAAAGAAATTGAACAAGATTAATGAATTGGAAGATGCAGCAAGAATTATTGTTATTGCACAAAATACAGATATTGTAAAGATTATTGAAGATGAATTTAAGGACTACAGCATTATACGAGCAACATCACCTATTGATAATAAATCGGTATGGATGGAGATTTATCCTGAAGGTGTAAATAAAGGCAGTGCTGTTAAGAATCTTTGCATCGACTTAAATATTAATCTTGCAGATACTATAGGAATAGGAAATGATTATAACGATATTCATTTTTTGGATATTGTAAACAAAAGTTATATTGTTTCTAATGCTCCGGCTGATTTAAAACAAAAATATCAAACTGTTAATTCAAATAACCGGAACCCGTTATCTTATGTAATGAACGGAACTGAATTTTAA